In Rhipicephalus microplus isolate Deutch F79 chromosome 7, USDA_Rmic, whole genome shotgun sequence, one genomic interval encodes:
- the LOC142766893 gene encoding cytosolic endo-beta-N-acetylglucosaminidase-like yields the protein MGLGLSRRKRRRVPVPVREVKWVPNREATPLRTLDELLRYKDEPLLCAVEPLSDAIKRGKPGDPRTIFCHDMDNNYKEDRFIYGSDDASAYRFHHWQIIDTFIYYSHHMVTIPPPGWISAAHRHGVKVLGTFILGKDDIKTINIVRGSGLTSQTATQLANVARAGRFDGWLVSVGCKMDRSCVPFVKDFLKATTSETHKAVPGSLVIWYDAVDVDGKAKPHNELNEKNACFLHLCDGIFLNFRWTEEMLTRSAQLAGDRKADVYAGVDVYARNTSYRGGYEMYKAVELVRRCGLSAAVFAAGWVYETQGKKNFVKNQYRLWSFPDDCCSEWRLTKPPLWTSFCQGFGSRVFEDGKPRQIGRVWFNLHKQQMQPRDQGNSLCSTCCSVKLHCDDAYNGGGCLRVLFKPNPNRPDVKPYVRLFGCEFPLGSLLVSYTFKNVSCVGSVTQDIAVLLKARSAAGELEEIYLAMTAGLPKGDNYTVTREIAGTAEDDAGEPGTCWTTRRFLLEDQRVADGAILEEIGLHFFYVEAEANVWLLGQLDVRRPPDVEKATPSAEATEEATASANSSSDDEPERKRLRDEQYGLDTVLAE from the exons ATGGGCTTAGGCCTGTCCAGGAGGAAGAGGCGGCGTGTCCCAGTGCCGGTCAGGGAGGTCAAATGGGTGCCCAATCGCGAGGCCACGCCTCTCAGGACGCTCGACGAACTGCTCAGGTACAAGGACGAGCCCCTGCTGTGCGCCGTGGAGCCGCTCTCGGACGCCATCAAGCGCGGCAAGCCTGGCGATCCGAGGACCATCTTCTGCCACGACATGGATAACAACTACAAGGAGGACAG GTTCATCTACGGCAGCGACGATGCAAGCGCGTACCGGTTTCACCACTGGCAGATCATTGACACATTCATCTACTACTCGCACCACATGGTAACGATACCACCCCCAGGTTGGATCTCGGCAGCACACAGGCACGGCGTCAAGGTCCTCG GAACATTCATCCTCGGGAAGGATGACATCAAAACCATTAACATCGTCCGAGGCTCCGGTCTGACGTCGCAGACAGCAACCCAGCTGGCGAACGTTGCTAGAGCTGGCAGGTTTGATGGATGGCTCGTCAGCGTTGGGTGCAAGATG GACCGTAGCTGCGTCCCGTTCGTCAAGGACTTTTTGAAGGCCACCACCAGCGAAACGCACAAGGCGGTACCAGGGTCGCTGGTCATCTGGTACGACGCGGTGGACGTCGACGGAAAGGCCAAGCCGCACAACGAGCTGAACGAGAAGAACGCCTGCTTCCTCCATCTGTGCGACGGCATCTTCCTCAACTTCCGGTGGACCGAAGAGATGTTGACGAGGTCGGCGCAGCTCGCAGGCGACCGCAAGGCAGACGTCTACGCGGGGGTCGACGTGTACGCGCGAAACACGTCTTACCGCGGAGGCTACGAAATGTACAAG GCCGTCGAGCTCGTACGGAGATGTGGCTTGTCGGCAGCTGTCTTTGCGGCCGGTTGGGTCTACGAGACGCAGGGAAAGAAGAACTTTGTGAAAAACCAGTACCG GCTTTGGAGCTTTCCGGACGACTGTTGCTCCGAGTGGCGGCTGACCAAACCTCCGCTGTGGACGAGTTTTTGTCAGGGCTTCGGTTCCAGAGTGTTCGAAGATGGAAAG CCACGCCAGATTGGCCGCGTGTGGTTCAACCTGCACAAGCAGCAGATGCAAccgcgagaccaaggaaactcgCTCTGCAGCACGTGCTGTTCGGTGAAGTTGCACTGTGACGACGCGTACAACGGTGGCGGCTGCCTCCGCGTGCTGTTCAAGCCCAACCCCAACCGCCCGGACGTCAAGCCTTACGTCAG GTTGTTTGGTTGCGAATTCCCGCTGGGGTCTCTCTTGGTCAGCTACACCTTCAAGAACGTCAGTTGCGTAGGCTCGGTTACCCAGGACATTGCCGTTCTCTTGAAGGCCAGATCTGCAGCTGGGGAGCTTGAGGAGATCTACCTGGCTATGACGGCCGGTCTACCGAAAGGCGACAATTACACGGTCACTCGAGAGATCGCCGGAACAGCCGAGGACGATGCGGGAGAACCGGGGACCTGCTGGACGACAAG GCGATTCCTGCTAGAGGACCAGAGGGTTGCAGACGGTGCTATTCTCGAAGAGATCGGACTGCATTTCTTCTACGTGGAAGCGGAAGCAAACGTTTGGCTGCTGGGTCAACTTGACGTGAGGCGGCCACCTGACGTCGAGAAAGCCACTCCCAGTGCAGAAGCCACGGAGGAAGCGACTGCCAGTGCCAACAGCAGCAGTGACGACGAACCGGAAAGGAAGCGGCTGCGAGACGAGCAGTATGGGCTTGATACCGTTCTTGCCGAGTAA